From a single Bryobacter aggregatus MPL3 genomic region:
- a CDS encoding DsrE family protein, with protein MKTLILLLIASFGLFADDVMPKDGKKYHVIFEMSNGEQARLEGVIRNINNLKIALGAENVVVDIVLHGGAIDSYTKEKSTLAEKWDQLAKSGVELLACSNSMKMRKISKESLLPGVRMVDSAVAELVRKQQAGWQYLRNAD; from the coding sequence ATGAAGACTCTGATTCTGCTGTTGATTGCAAGCTTCGGCTTGTTCGCCGACGATGTCATGCCGAAGGACGGCAAGAAGTATCACGTGATCTTCGAGATGTCGAACGGCGAGCAAGCCCGGCTGGAAGGCGTCATCCGGAATATCAATAATCTTAAAATTGCCCTGGGTGCAGAGAACGTGGTTGTCGACATCGTTCTGCACGGCGGGGCAATTGATTCTTATACCAAGGAAAAATCGACGCTCGCCGAGAAGTGGGATCAGCTCGCCAAGAGTGGGGTGGAACTGCTGGCCTGCAGCAATTCGATGAAGATGCGGAAGATCTCGAAGGAATCGTTGCTGCCTGGGGTGAGGATGGTGGATTCAGCGGTGGCCGAACTCGTGAGGAAGCAACAGGCGGGCTGGCAGTATTTGCGGAATGCGGACTAG
- a CDS encoding DUF1592 domain-containing protein, which produces MTGSPVVILLALSSVALLAAPPQEVSFEKTVQPFLAQKCYMCHNGKMKSGDLDLAALKAVTSVAHDPEIWEKISHRLMDGTMPPKGMPPPKQADVQTITNWINEEVKRVELAQKPDPGRVTARRLNRAEYNNTIRDLLGVDFRPADDFPQDDSGYGFDNIGDVLSLSPVLLEKYLKAAESVVNTALFGPEKLKPMAIRSQPPGHEFPLLPKAEEKYDITGLSMPNSLHAQMKFPAAGTYTVRIALEGRRPNGSEPLEIGIWLDGKQIGSIPIDAPSDGGSIDLFGAQGEVKLHLPAGEHWIAASLLHLYEGLPPSYGGQNPTKRKLPPPPDVSRFLKIPPDATPEQIAELKKKALERMERNKVPANRVWVHFVEALGPYDQKTGPVLETRQKLLPCTEQQPGCAQKALSQFARRAFRRSVTPVELQPYLKLVADTRRGGANFDRAMATGFQAMLVSPDFLFRMEKAETTGTAEVQPVQQFALASRISYFLWSSMPDEELLRAAEQKTLRNPAVLTAQVKRMLKDPKAKALVENFAGQWLELRRLESVAPDREKFPNFDDYLRMSMKQETELFFANLMKNDLSITDLVDAPYSFLNEKLAKFYGIQGVEGPEFRKVDMTGSKRSGVLTQASILTVSSYATRTSPVLRGKWILENFLNEPIPPPPPNVPALDEAKIGAAAALRQQMEEHRANPACASCHAKMDPVGFGFENFDAIGQWRTKDGKFDIDSSGALPDGRSFQGAEDLKRILSQDRTKFGECVSDKLLTYALGRGLERFDRRTVKEIAKNAEANNYRFSSLVLEVIRSLPFQMTRKEKSKS; this is translated from the coding sequence ATGACAGGTTCCCCAGTCGTAATTTTGTTGGCTCTCTCGAGTGTTGCTCTCCTTGCTGCGCCGCCGCAAGAGGTGAGCTTTGAGAAGACCGTCCAGCCCTTTCTCGCCCAAAAATGCTACATGTGCCATAACGGCAAAATGAAGTCGGGAGACCTGGATCTGGCCGCGCTCAAGGCCGTCACCTCCGTTGCCCATGACCCGGAAATCTGGGAAAAGATTTCGCACCGTCTCATGGACGGCACCATGCCCCCGAAGGGGATGCCGCCGCCCAAGCAGGCCGATGTGCAGACGATCACAAATTGGATCAACGAGGAAGTCAAGCGAGTGGAATTGGCGCAGAAGCCGGATCCAGGCCGCGTAACCGCTCGCCGATTGAATCGCGCGGAATACAACAACACCATCCGCGATCTGCTGGGTGTGGATTTCCGGCCAGCTGATGATTTCCCTCAGGACGACTCCGGCTATGGCTTCGACAATATCGGGGACGTGTTGTCCTTATCTCCTGTGCTGCTCGAGAAATATCTGAAGGCAGCGGAGTCCGTGGTGAATACGGCCCTCTTTGGACCGGAGAAACTGAAGCCGATGGCGATCCGTTCGCAGCCGCCAGGCCACGAGTTCCCGCTGTTGCCGAAGGCCGAAGAGAAGTACGACATCACAGGCCTTTCGATGCCAAACTCGCTGCATGCGCAGATGAAGTTTCCAGCTGCTGGAACCTATACCGTGCGGATTGCGCTCGAAGGGCGACGCCCCAATGGCAGCGAACCCCTCGAGATTGGCATCTGGCTGGACGGCAAGCAGATTGGGAGTATTCCGATCGATGCACCCAGCGATGGGGGTAGTATCGACTTGTTCGGCGCCCAGGGCGAGGTGAAGCTCCATCTCCCGGCCGGGGAACATTGGATTGCCGCTTCCCTGCTCCATCTCTATGAAGGACTGCCGCCGAGCTACGGTGGCCAGAACCCGACCAAGCGGAAGCTGCCGCCTCCTCCGGACGTGTCGCGCTTCCTGAAGATTCCGCCGGATGCCACACCGGAGCAGATTGCCGAGTTGAAGAAAAAAGCACTCGAACGGATGGAGCGGAACAAGGTTCCCGCCAATCGCGTTTGGGTTCATTTTGTCGAAGCGCTCGGCCCCTATGACCAGAAGACTGGCCCGGTACTCGAGACCAGGCAGAAGCTCCTCCCCTGCACGGAGCAGCAACCGGGATGTGCCCAAAAAGCGTTGTCGCAATTTGCGCGGAGAGCATTCCGGCGCAGCGTGACGCCGGTAGAATTGCAGCCGTATCTGAAGCTCGTCGCCGACACTCGCCGGGGGGGCGCGAACTTCGATCGCGCGATGGCCACAGGCTTCCAGGCCATGCTGGTTTCGCCCGATTTCCTGTTCCGCATGGAGAAGGCGGAGACGACTGGCACCGCGGAGGTGCAGCCGGTGCAGCAATTTGCGCTCGCCTCGCGCATCTCCTATTTCCTGTGGTCGAGTATGCCGGATGAAGAGTTGCTCCGCGCCGCCGAGCAGAAGACGCTGCGCAATCCGGCCGTCCTCACTGCGCAGGTCAAGCGCATGTTGAAGGACCCCAAGGCGAAGGCACTCGTGGAGAACTTTGCCGGACAGTGGCTGGAGTTGCGCCGTTTGGAATCGGTTGCCCCCGATCGCGAAAAGTTCCCGAACTTCGACGACTATCTCCGGATGTCGATGAAGCAGGAGACCGAGCTGTTTTTTGCGAACCTGATGAAGAACGACCTGAGTATCACCGATCTGGTGGATGCGCCCTATAGCTTCCTCAATGAGAAGTTGGCGAAGTTCTATGGGATCCAAGGTGTGGAAGGGCCCGAGTTCCGCAAGGTGGACATGACCGGCAGCAAGCGGAGCGGTGTCCTGACCCAAGCCAGTATTCTGACCGTATCGTCCTATGCGACACGGACCTCGCCGGTGTTGCGCGGCAAATGGATTCTTGAAAACTTCTTGAACGAACCCATTCCGCCTCCGCCACCGAACGTCCCGGCGCTCGATGAAGCAAAGATCGGCGCGGCAGCGGCATTGCGCCAGCAGATGGAAGAGCACCGTGCGAATCCGGCTTGTGCGTCCTGCCACGCGAAAATGGATCCGGTTGGCTTTGGATTTGAGAACTTCGATGCGATCGGACAGTGGCGAACGAAGGACGGCAAGTTTGACATCGATTCTTCCGGAGCGCTGCCTGACGGCCGCAGCTTCCAGGGGGCGGAGGACTTGAAGCGCATCCTCTCCCAGGACCGCACCAAGTTTGGCGAGTGCGTCTCCGATAAACTTCTCACTTATGCGCTGGGCCGTGGCCTCGAGCGCTTTGACCGCAGGACTGTCAAAGAAATCGCAAAGAACGCGGAAGCAAACAACTACCGGTTCTCGAGCCTGGTGCTCGAAGTCATCCGCAGTCTTCCGTTCCAGATGACACGTAAGGAAAAGAGCAAATCATGA
- a CDS encoding daunorubicin resistance protein DrrA family ABC transporter ATP-binding protein: MIRATNLVKKFGDSTAVDNLSFDVHQGEIFAFLGPNGAGKTTTIKMLTTLLQPTSGTVELDGLDPAQHPNDARKRFGIVFQDPSLDADLTAIENMELHGMLYHMPRELRISRTEMLMKTFELWDRRDSQVKTFSGGMKRRLEIARGLLHTPKILFLDEPTLGLDPQSRNQLWSHIQKLNETEKITVFLTTHYMDEADRVAHRIAIIDHGRIVAEGTSQEIKTRTATDSLEAAFLALTGNTIRDEKADSNAQLRDMAKMFRR, encoded by the coding sequence ATGATTCGCGCCACCAACCTCGTGAAGAAGTTCGGCGATTCGACGGCGGTCGACAACCTTTCCTTCGATGTCCATCAGGGCGAGATCTTCGCCTTCCTCGGCCCGAACGGAGCAGGGAAGACCACCACTATCAAGATGCTCACCACCCTGCTGCAGCCCACTTCCGGCACGGTGGAGCTAGACGGTCTCGATCCCGCCCAGCACCCGAACGATGCCCGCAAGCGCTTTGGCATTGTCTTTCAGGACCCCAGCCTCGACGCCGACCTCACCGCGATCGAGAACATGGAACTCCACGGCATGCTCTATCACATGCCCCGCGAGCTGCGAATCTCGCGTACAGAGATGCTCATGAAAACCTTCGAGCTCTGGGATCGCCGCGATTCGCAGGTCAAGACCTTCTCGGGCGGCATGAAGCGTCGTCTCGAAATCGCCCGTGGCCTCCTCCACACCCCCAAGATTCTCTTCCTCGACGAACCCACCCTCGGCCTCGACCCGCAATCCCGCAACCAGCTCTGGAGCCACATCCAGAAGCTGAACGAAACCGAAAAGATCACCGTCTTTCTCACCACGCACTACATGGACGAGGCAGATCGAGTCGCCCATCGCATCGCGATCATTGACCACGGCCGCATTGTTGCCGAGGGCACCTCACAAGAAATCAAAACCCGGACGGCGACCGACTCGCTCGAAGCCGCCTTCCTCGCCCTCACCGGCAACACCATTCGCGACGAGAAGGCCGATTCCAACGCCCAGCTCCGCGACATGGCAAAGATGTTCAGGAGATAA
- a CDS encoding DUF1552 domain-containing protein has product MIITKKHLARRTFLQGMGAAIGLPMLDAMTPALSATHKSPVRMAFTYIPNGVTYRDWKPKTVGSNFEFSPILKPLEKYREDLLVLSGLDHHNAEALGDGGGDHARAGACFLTGVHPRKTAGADIQSGISVDQIAAKSLASMTRISSLELGCEDSRTVGGCDSGYSCAYTNSISWRGPQTPMAPETNPRVVFERLFGDEDFSASPEQRAQKAQQRKSILDLVRQRTQSLVGDLGAADKRKIDEYLTGIRELEQRIQMAEKDQRRFVPEMEKPTGVPVAFADYIKMMFDLQVLAFQADVTRVSTLLFGREASVRTYNEIGVSDPHHPLSHHRNIPENHDKLTKINTFHTTLYSYFLDKMKATKDGDGTLLDHSMLVYGGAICDGNSHSHSNLPILLAGRGDGRLKPGRHIEYPKGTPTTNLYLSMLERMNVPTEKLGDSTGQLEHLTEL; this is encoded by the coding sequence ATGATCATCACCAAGAAGCATCTTGCCCGTAGAACTTTTCTGCAAGGGATGGGCGCAGCAATCGGCCTACCGATGCTGGACGCCATGACGCCTGCGCTCAGCGCGACGCACAAGTCCCCGGTGCGCATGGCATTTACTTATATTCCGAATGGCGTCACCTACCGGGATTGGAAGCCAAAGACCGTTGGCTCGAATTTTGAGTTCTCGCCGATTCTGAAGCCGTTGGAGAAGTATCGCGAGGACCTGCTGGTGCTCTCCGGCCTCGATCACCACAATGCCGAGGCATTGGGTGACGGTGGCGGCGACCATGCCCGCGCAGGCGCCTGCTTCCTCACCGGCGTCCATCCGCGCAAGACGGCCGGCGCCGACATCCAGTCCGGGATTTCCGTGGACCAGATTGCGGCCAAGAGCCTCGCATCCATGACACGCATCAGTTCGCTCGAACTGGGCTGTGAGGATTCGCGCACCGTCGGCGGTTGCGATTCCGGCTACAGTTGCGCCTATACGAACAGCATCTCGTGGCGGGGGCCGCAGACGCCGATGGCGCCTGAGACAAACCCGCGCGTTGTCTTTGAACGCCTCTTTGGCGACGAAGACTTCTCTGCTTCGCCAGAACAGCGCGCGCAGAAAGCGCAGCAGCGCAAGAGCATTCTCGACCTGGTGCGGCAACGCACGCAAAGTTTGGTGGGCGATCTGGGAGCTGCCGACAAGCGCAAGATCGATGAGTATCTGACCGGCATTCGTGAGTTGGAACAGCGCATCCAGATGGCCGAGAAGGACCAGCGCCGCTTTGTGCCCGAGATGGAGAAACCGACTGGGGTCCCGGTCGCCTTTGCCGACTACATCAAGATGATGTTCGACCTGCAGGTGCTCGCCTTCCAGGCCGACGTGACCCGTGTTTCCACCTTGCTGTTTGGGCGCGAGGCGAGTGTCCGCACCTACAACGAGATCGGTGTTTCCGATCCGCATCATCCGCTATCGCATCATCGGAACATTCCCGAGAATCACGACAAGCTGACGAAGATCAATACCTTCCACACCACCCTTTACTCGTACTTCCTCGATAAGATGAAGGCCACAAAAGATGGTGATGGAACGCTACTCGATCACTCGATGCTCGTCTATGGCGGCGCAATCTGTGACGGCAACAGCCATTCGCATTCGAATCTGCCGATCCTGCTGGCAGGACGTGGTGATGGCCGTCTCAAGCCCGGCCGCCACATCGAGTACCCGAAGGGCACTCCGACAACGAACCTCTACCTTTCGATGCTCGAACGGATGAACGTTCCGACGGAGAAGCTCGGCGATTCCACCGGACAACTGGAACATTTGACGGAACTCTAA
- a CDS encoding TetR/AcrR family transcriptional regulator yields MARPRSQQAHSQVLNAAIALFGERGIDATSMDAIAEASGVSKATIYKYWRDKEALCLEVLRHLHGLDQEPVIFNSGNTRADLVGQLSRRPRPEFAEARSRIMPHLIAYSARNESFGLAWRELVMEPSRQQLKRILLDGVARGELRDLDLESSVAILLGSMMYNHIFRKNIPEMPEKIVDFFWRANAKVTA; encoded by the coding sequence ATGGCCAGACCGCGGAGTCAGCAGGCGCACAGCCAGGTTCTTAACGCTGCGATCGCGCTCTTCGGCGAGCGCGGGATCGACGCGACGAGTATGGATGCCATCGCTGAAGCCTCCGGCGTGAGCAAGGCCACGATCTATAAGTATTGGCGCGATAAGGAGGCGCTCTGCCTCGAGGTCTTGCGGCATCTCCACGGGCTTGATCAGGAGCCGGTGATCTTCAACTCCGGCAACACGCGTGCCGATCTGGTGGGGCAGCTCAGCCGAAGGCCGCGTCCGGAGTTTGCCGAAGCCCGCTCGCGGATCATGCCTCATCTCATCGCCTACAGCGCGCGCAATGAGAGTTTCGGGTTGGCTTGGCGCGAACTGGTGATGGAGCCCTCGCGGCAACAGTTGAAACGCATTCTCCTGGACGGTGTGGCACGAGGGGAACTGCGCGATCTCGACCTTGAAAGTTCCGTAGCCATTCTCCTCGGCTCGATGATGTACAACCACATCTTCCGAAAGAACATCCCCGAGATGCCAGAGAAGATTGTCGACTTCTTCTGGCGCGCCAACGCCAAAGTGACTGCGTAG
- a CDS encoding formylglycine-generating enzyme family protein, whose product MKILVSALLVASAFAATKPGAVVNDGYGDFVYVPAGAFKMGDNFGEGHERERPVHNVTLDAYYIGKFEVTNGEWRKFRDDPGYDDPKYWPNKRPVPKDQVPYWTSAPNHGGGTPDSDNYPVMGINWDSAVAYCNWLSAKTGKKYRLPTEAEWEKAARGTDQRKYPWGNNIDHSYATYVSGPQFVTATATGVNQKGASPYGAQDMAGNVMEWCSDWYSKDYYAKSPVKNPKGPDTGAYRVVRGGTFFEEAFDLRSSRRTAAWPSFQAHRMTGFRAVREP is encoded by the coding sequence ATGAAGATTCTAGTTTCGGCTCTATTGGTAGCGTCTGCCTTTGCGGCGACCAAACCCGGTGCAGTAGTCAATGACGGCTATGGCGATTTTGTCTATGTGCCTGCCGGAGCCTTCAAGATGGGCGATAACTTTGGAGAGGGCCATGAGCGGGAGCGGCCTGTTCATAACGTCACGCTCGATGCCTATTACATTGGCAAGTTCGAGGTGACCAATGGGGAATGGCGCAAGTTCCGCGATGATCCGGGCTATGACGATCCGAAGTATTGGCCCAACAAACGGCCGGTGCCGAAGGACCAGGTGCCCTATTGGACGAGCGCTCCGAATCACGGTGGAGGCACGCCTGATAGCGACAATTACCCGGTGATGGGGATCAACTGGGATTCGGCTGTGGCCTATTGCAATTGGCTCAGCGCGAAGACGGGCAAGAAGTATCGGCTGCCCACCGAAGCGGAATGGGAGAAGGCGGCACGGGGTACCGACCAGCGGAAGTACCCGTGGGGGAACAACATCGACCACAGCTATGCGACTTATGTGAGTGGTCCGCAGTTTGTAACCGCAACGGCAACCGGTGTGAATCAGAAGGGCGCGTCGCCCTATGGAGCGCAGGACATGGCAGGCAATGTCATGGAGTGGTGCTCCGATTGGTATAGCAAGGATTACTATGCGAAGTCACCGGTCAAGAACCCGAAAGGGCCAGATACCGGGGCGTATCGTGTAGTTCGTGGTGGCACCTTCTTTGAAGAGGCTTTCGATTTGCGTAGTTCGCGCCGGACTGCGGCGTGGCCGAGCTTTCAGGCCCATCGCATGACGGGCTTCCGCGCCGTTCGCGAGCCATAG
- a CDS encoding alpha/beta hydrolase, which translates to MKSLWLLPLAACLAQAAHYNIPLWDQGKVPLSVGDGPLDQPFLTVFSPPAGKANGSSVVIAPGGSNIMLMYGAEGMEIAERYNEWGVTAFVLTYRLSPRYDAKARTLDGKRAMQIVRSKAAEMKLDPKRVGFIGFSAGSETARYTVATATAGDPNSPDPVERFGSKPDYVGLIYSTGRPTPGEELKNFPPVFLCAAQFDRGPALGSAQFFTDLTKAGAIAELHLYQKGRHGFGAAFGSSEFGQWMDVLQHFLSEGGFLGK; encoded by the coding sequence ATGAAATCTCTTTGGCTGCTTCCACTGGCCGCTTGTCTTGCACAAGCGGCCCATTACAACATCCCGCTCTGGGATCAAGGCAAGGTCCCACTCTCGGTGGGCGACGGCCCACTCGATCAGCCGTTTCTGACGGTCTTTTCTCCGCCCGCAGGGAAGGCAAACGGCTCTTCGGTCGTGATCGCTCCCGGTGGCTCGAACATCATGCTGATGTATGGCGCGGAAGGTATGGAGATCGCCGAACGCTATAACGAATGGGGCGTCACTGCCTTTGTTCTGACCTATCGGCTCTCGCCTCGCTATGACGCGAAGGCCCGTACGCTCGATGGCAAACGTGCGATGCAGATTGTGCGCTCGAAGGCTGCCGAGATGAAGCTGGACCCGAAGCGCGTTGGCTTCATCGGATTTTCCGCTGGCTCTGAGACCGCCCGCTATACGGTGGCAACTGCAACCGCAGGCGACCCGAACAGCCCCGACCCAGTCGAGCGCTTTGGCTCAAAGCCCGATTATGTCGGCTTGATCTATAGCACCGGGCGTCCAACGCCTGGCGAAGAGTTGAAGAACTTCCCGCCGGTGTTTCTTTGCGCAGCGCAGTTTGATCGTGGTCCGGCACTGGGATCGGCTCAGTTCTTCACCGACTTGACCAAGGCTGGAGCGATTGCGGAACTGCACTTGTATCAGAAGGGGCGTCATGGCTTTGGCGCGGCGTTTGGCTCGAGCGAATTCGGGCAGTGGATGGATGTGCTGCAGCACTTCCTGTCAGAAGGCGGGTTTCTCGGCAAATGA
- a CDS encoding ABC transporter permease: MTAIYILWLRELKKYSRSRAQVIASLGQPLLYLLVLGFGLGPVFAKAGNGSYLQFVAPGVIGMTVLFSSVFSGVGLLWDRQFGFLKETLVAPVPRLHIMIGKTLGGATVALLQGTLILIVCLIAGFRPDWTQLPLGILFMAMIAIVFAAMGTAIGSVLVDMQGFQLVMNFLVMPIFFLSGALYPLTNLPLALSIVTKLDPLTYGVDGLRGALIASTQFGMLTDFGVLALAAAFFLVLGARCFSRIQI, encoded by the coding sequence GTGACTGCCATCTACATCCTCTGGCTCCGCGAGCTGAAAAAGTACAGCCGCTCCAGGGCTCAGGTCATCGCCTCTTTAGGCCAACCTCTGCTCTATCTGTTGGTGCTCGGCTTCGGCCTCGGGCCCGTCTTTGCCAAAGCGGGCAACGGCAGCTATCTACAGTTCGTCGCCCCGGGCGTCATCGGAATGACGGTGCTCTTCTCCTCGGTATTCTCGGGAGTCGGCCTGCTCTGGGACCGCCAATTCGGTTTCCTCAAGGAGACACTCGTCGCCCCCGTCCCGCGCCTGCACATCATGATCGGCAAGACGCTCGGCGGCGCGACGGTCGCGCTGCTGCAAGGTACCCTCATTTTGATCGTCTGTCTGATCGCCGGCTTCCGGCCCGACTGGACGCAACTCCCGCTCGGGATTCTGTTCATGGCGATGATCGCGATTGTCTTTGCTGCAATGGGCACCGCGATTGGCTCCGTGCTGGTCGACATGCAGGGCTTTCAGTTGGTGATGAACTTCCTGGTGATGCCGATCTTCTTCCTCTCGGGCGCGCTCTATCCCCTGACCAATCTGCCGCTGGCCTTGTCCATCGTCACCAAGCTGGACCCACTCACCTACGGAGTCGATGGTCTGCGCGGCGCCCTCATTGCTTCAACCCAGTTCGGCATGCTGACGGACTTCGGCGTTCTCGCGCTCGCTGCGGCCTTCTTCCTCGTCCTCGGCGCTCGTTGCTTTTCGAGGATTCAGATCTAA
- a CDS encoding class I SAM-dependent methyltransferase produces MSCLRLVVFLVVLCSLVSAQANEYNPIYRGEVGEIFSKQPNAFLVEILRNRKPGAALDVGMGQGRNAIYLAQQGWEVTGIDSADEGVKHANREAARLGLRLHTQVTSFEQFDFGEAKWDLIVLLYEPTKSIAPRVTRALKPGGLVLIEDRHLDTRRVWPAGAFADNELPKLFPELRVLRYEDVWAKPDWSAKGLEERLVRLAAEKPMPKPTGCLWEAKSIEVGAKVCWDSVILHCNEEGWTFTRDKCKP; encoded by the coding sequence ATGTCTTGCTTGCGGCTGGTCGTCTTCCTGGTAGTGCTTTGTAGCTTGGTCTCGGCGCAGGCAAACGAATACAACCCCATCTATCGCGGCGAAGTGGGCGAAATCTTCTCGAAGCAGCCCAACGCGTTTCTGGTGGAAATACTGCGAAATCGAAAGCCGGGTGCGGCGCTGGATGTCGGCATGGGACAGGGCCGCAACGCCATCTATCTGGCGCAGCAAGGTTGGGAGGTGACGGGCATCGATAGTGCGGACGAGGGCGTCAAACACGCCAATCGAGAAGCCGCTCGACTCGGCCTGCGGCTGCACACACAGGTCACGAGCTTTGAGCAATTTGATTTTGGTGAAGCGAAGTGGGACCTGATCGTGCTCCTGTATGAGCCAACCAAATCAATTGCTCCAAGAGTGACCCGCGCACTCAAGCCCGGCGGCTTGGTCCTGATTGAAGACCGGCATCTCGACACGCGCCGGGTTTGGCCAGCCGGCGCCTTCGCCGACAATGAACTCCCGAAGCTCTTCCCGGAGCTGCGAGTGTTGCGTTACGAAGACGTCTGGGCGAAGCCCGATTGGAGCGCAAAAGGCTTGGAGGAGCGCCTAGTTCGCCTCGCGGCAGAGAAGCCAATGCCCAAGCCCACCGGCTGCCTCTGGGAAGCAAAGAGCATCGAGGTCGGCGCGAAGGTCTGCTGGGATTCCGTGATCCTCCACTGCAATGAAGAGGGTTGGACCTTCACCAGAGACAAGTGTAAGCCGTAA